A single region of the Zonotrichia leucophrys gambelii isolate GWCS_2022_RI chromosome 9, RI_Zleu_2.0, whole genome shotgun sequence genome encodes:
- the MAP6D1 gene encoding MAP6 domain-containing protein 1: MAWPCISRVCCLARFWSQLDKSDLSVPLTIHNYSDIEEQEDGPPQRGGPPPRGSARPPAPVRRPRDPAAGKPSGRRKSRAAAAEEPFAAETQYRRDFRAWPLPRRDDFPWVSASSGGGGGGRDGAAPQPAPGRAACALPGGGGRPAIDGPEQLRPRSQADGGHTTSYRQEYRPWTGAKPSKPIKSKQGFIIPEDHFVQETSYKADFKIPEVKTRFSPNPSAVFQAPSRILNV; this comes from the exons ATGGCCTGGCCCTGCATCAGCCGGGTATGCTGCTTGGCCCGCTTCTGGAGCCAGCTGGACAAGTCCGACCTCTCCGTGCCGCTCACCATCCACAACTACTCGGACATCGAGGAGCAGGAGGACGGGCCGCCCCAGCGCGGCGGGCCCCCTCCGCGGGGCAGCGctcgcccgcccgccccggtgCGCCGCCCTCGGGACCCCGCCGCCGGGAAGCCGAGCGGCCGCAGGAAGAGCCGGGCGGCCGCCGCCGAAGAGCCCTTCGCGGCGGAGACCCAGTACCGGCGGGACTTCAGAGCGTGGCCCCTCCCGAGGAGGGACGACTTCCCCTGGGTCAGCGCCAGtagcggcggcggcggcggcgggagggacGGGGCCGCCCCCCAGCCCGCCCCGGGACGCGCCGCCTGCGCCctgcccggcggcggcgggagacCGGCGATCGACGGCCCCGAGCAGCTCCGGCCGCGCTCGCAGGCGGACGGCGGCCACACCACCTCCTACAG ACAAGAGTATCGCCCATGGACTGGAGCAAAACCATCCAAGCCTATAAAGTCAAAACAAGGTTTCATTATCCCAGAAGACCATTTTGTTCAAGAGACAAGCTACAAGGCAGACTTTAAG ATCCCAGAGGTGAAGACCAGGTTCTCCCCCAACccttctgctgttttccaggcGCCATCACGGATCCTCAACGTGTGA